Proteins encoded by one window of Streptacidiphilus sp. PB12-B1b:
- a CDS encoding glucoamylase family protein → MTTTARTRRVIGLLTAAALVAAGLGTAALEGAFSSGRSPAGSPAPPPSATAGGGGVGAWTAPAAGGALATDPTSELTSSQITFLRQVAARTWSFLSGPDLDPATHLLLDSVPLAGQPGPDAALQPPAAAREYTNPALIGTYLSAIVAARDLGLATPAQAEADAAAVLAQIERMPKYQGFLFRWYSTRNGAAIATPQGEQDPAGYVSTVDNGWLAQGLLVAQGAFPALSARFGALLGGMQWGFLYDRAADVLYNGYQVGGSYSKSTYQNAYSGPRIAEYTAIGSGKVPGALWWGMNRTPPAGHRQRQTPQGRTVVYNDPQNHRSYPVYEGHYVFDGIKFVPTFDGSLYQALAPDLVFPEQAMAPNSLGLNDRNTALAQGAYADGTGSPVWGWAPATSPSGAIKYTNYGVPDLASDQGTVSAAAVAPYAAFLALPVIPQQAYADISRLVADYPALYTRYGFLDSVQPDDGRIADRYMAVSQLTILMSIDDAVDHDRLQGYAAASGYGRALAPYFGLETFSIQGLGPSTGPTAAAGGTRTPRPKRSRPRRRRRTGS, encoded by the coding sequence GTGACCACCACCGCGCGCACCCGCCGCGTCATCGGCCTGCTCACCGCCGCCGCCCTGGTCGCGGCCGGGCTGGGGACGGCCGCGCTGGAGGGGGCGTTCTCCTCCGGCCGCTCCCCGGCCGGCTCGCCCGCGCCGCCGCCGTCCGCGACCGCCGGCGGCGGTGGCGTCGGCGCGTGGACGGCCCCGGCTGCGGGCGGCGCCCTGGCCACCGACCCGACATCGGAGTTGACGTCCAGTCAGATCACCTTCCTGCGCCAGGTCGCGGCCCGCACCTGGAGCTTCCTGTCCGGCCCGGATCTGGATCCGGCGACCCACCTGCTGCTGGACAGCGTCCCGCTGGCCGGGCAGCCCGGGCCGGACGCCGCCCTGCAACCCCCGGCCGCCGCACGGGAGTACACCAATCCGGCACTGATCGGTACCTACCTGTCGGCGATCGTCGCCGCCCGGGATCTCGGCCTGGCCACCCCGGCGCAGGCCGAGGCGGACGCCGCGGCGGTGCTGGCGCAGATCGAGCGGATGCCCAAGTACCAGGGCTTCCTGTTCCGTTGGTACAGCACCCGGAACGGCGCGGCGATCGCCACCCCGCAGGGCGAGCAGGACCCGGCCGGATACGTCTCGACCGTGGACAACGGCTGGCTGGCGCAGGGGCTGCTGGTGGCCCAGGGCGCCTTCCCCGCCCTCTCGGCCCGGTTCGGCGCGCTGCTCGGCGGCATGCAGTGGGGCTTCCTGTACGACCGCGCCGCCGACGTCCTCTACAACGGCTACCAGGTGGGCGGGAGTTACTCCAAATCCACCTACCAGAACGCCTACTCGGGCCCGCGGATCGCCGAGTACACGGCCATCGGCAGCGGCAAGGTCCCCGGCGCCCTGTGGTGGGGGATGAACCGGACGCCCCCGGCCGGGCACCGGCAGCGGCAGACCCCGCAGGGACGGACGGTGGTCTACAACGACCCCCAGAACCACCGGAGTTACCCGGTGTACGAGGGGCACTACGTCTTCGACGGGATCAAGTTCGTCCCGACCTTCGACGGCAGCCTCTACCAGGCGCTCGCGCCCGACCTGGTCTTCCCGGAGCAGGCCATGGCGCCCAACAGCCTGGGCCTGAACGACCGCAACACCGCGCTGGCGCAGGGCGCGTACGCCGACGGCACCGGCTCGCCGGTGTGGGGCTGGGCCCCGGCCACCTCGCCGAGCGGGGCCATCAAGTACACCAACTACGGCGTGCCCGACCTCGCCAGCGACCAGGGCACGGTCTCGGCCGCGGCGGTCGCCCCGTACGCCGCGTTCCTGGCGCTGCCGGTCATCCCGCAGCAGGCGTACGCCGACATCTCCCGCCTGGTCGCCGACTACCCCGCGCTGTACACCCGGTACGGCTTCCTGGACTCGGTCCAGCCGGACGACGGCCGGATCGCCGACCGCTACATGGCGGTGAGCCAGTTGACGATCCTGATGTCCATCGACGACGCGGTCGACCACGACCGGCTCCAGGGCTATGCCGCCGCCAGCGGCTACGGCCGGGCCCTGGCGCCCTACTTCGGGCTGGAGACCTTCTCCATCCAGGGGCTGGGCCCGAGTACGGGCCCGACCGCCGCAGCGGGCGGCACCCGTACGCCCCGGCCCAAGCGCTCCCGGCCCAGGCGCCGCCGCCGCACGGGTTCATGA
- a CDS encoding glycosyltransferase family 2 protein: MLRLPGLLMFVLDLAVLVGIVLHALRRRFDDSDRGVGNVVVLPKPHPPSLPRVALFVGLTVLGSIALTGLRTPDLSKAYRSVVALSTTQVLPEPAVVDAYVSHLRPVIPLSFLAFTIALAVSVHATWGRRLMIVAHAPLAFVAAIAADTVLSVIGVESGISLGRFPLISILMHYLIAYVLAMRLALTTYKLPRPTQVPIRRTGDVLDTLIMATVLLVVSVFVAVGADYLVHVSGDDPVAYTFVLIAVPVYLKFGIYVVLCVLRLCGGAKLPQPGPERPPIDVIGPAFNEETNIVRWVECIDRAAAVYGGPVHLILCDDGSQDATRRLAEEAMARAVAVRGEVIAGSHVGKATALNLALTHCTSDYVIRHDTDCEVHPDSFLYTVPWFESDSRIGLVGAFMFVKQPFTTWVDRMRSMELAAGFGLPRLAYAVVDAQPCVPGNYTAVRREAALEIGGWPEGMLGEDIDFTCSLARLGYRAVYDRRIWAYEDVPEDAAQLRLQRRRWSQGSIYNFARFVPFASGSAGPRFWFAEFFKGARRLVQPMQFAAYLFAIQGAVFDTGVRRNLLHLAAFFLIAKLPMLVLVMCSMFYRGLWRTFLWWPLFFGFMMIKRLANVEALLLLQTRPVSVPWLHPVRRTAPDADITWPVLRPRYLPEAESP; encoded by the coding sequence GTGCTCCGGCTTCCTGGCCTGCTGATGTTCGTGCTCGACCTGGCCGTCCTGGTCGGGATCGTGCTGCACGCGCTGCGGCGGCGCTTCGACGACTCCGACCGGGGCGTCGGCAACGTGGTGGTGCTGCCCAAGCCGCACCCGCCCTCGCTGCCCCGGGTGGCCCTGTTCGTCGGGCTGACCGTGCTGGGCAGCATCGCCCTGACCGGGCTGCGCACCCCCGACCTGTCCAAGGCGTACCGCTCGGTGGTGGCCCTGTCCACCACCCAGGTGCTGCCGGAACCGGCCGTCGTGGACGCCTACGTGTCGCACCTGCGGCCGGTGATCCCGCTCAGCTTCCTGGCGTTCACCATCGCGCTGGCCGTCTCCGTGCATGCGACCTGGGGGCGGCGGCTGATGATCGTGGCGCACGCCCCGCTGGCCTTCGTGGCCGCGATCGCCGCCGACACCGTGCTCAGCGTCATCGGCGTCGAGAGCGGGATCTCGCTCGGGCGGTTCCCGCTGATCAGCATTCTGATGCACTACCTGATCGCCTATGTGCTGGCCATGCGGCTGGCGCTGACCACCTACAAGCTGCCCCGGCCGACGCAGGTGCCGATCCGGCGCACCGGCGACGTCCTCGACACCCTGATCATGGCCACCGTGCTGCTGGTGGTCTCGGTGTTCGTGGCCGTGGGCGCGGACTACCTGGTCCACGTCTCCGGCGACGACCCGGTCGCCTACACCTTCGTGCTGATCGCCGTCCCGGTGTACCTCAAGTTCGGCATCTACGTGGTGCTGTGCGTGCTGCGGCTCTGCGGCGGCGCGAAACTGCCGCAGCCGGGGCCGGAGCGGCCGCCGATCGACGTCATCGGCCCGGCCTTCAACGAGGAGACCAACATCGTCCGCTGGGTCGAGTGCATCGACCGGGCGGCGGCCGTCTACGGCGGCCCGGTGCACCTGATCCTGTGCGACGACGGCTCGCAGGACGCCACCCGGCGGCTGGCCGAGGAGGCCATGGCCCGGGCGGTGGCGGTGCGCGGCGAGGTCATCGCCGGATCGCACGTCGGCAAGGCCACCGCGCTCAACCTGGCGCTCACCCACTGCACCTCCGACTACGTCATCCGGCACGACACCGACTGCGAGGTGCACCCCGACTCGTTCCTGTACACCGTGCCGTGGTTCGAGTCGGATTCGCGGATCGGGCTGGTGGGGGCGTTCATGTTCGTCAAGCAGCCGTTCACCACCTGGGTGGACCGGATGCGCTCGATGGAGCTGGCGGCCGGCTTCGGACTGCCCCGGCTCGCCTACGCGGTGGTCGACGCGCAGCCGTGCGTCCCCGGCAACTACACGGCGGTGCGCCGGGAGGCGGCGCTGGAGATCGGCGGCTGGCCCGAGGGCATGCTCGGCGAGGACATCGACTTCACCTGCAGCCTGGCCCGGCTCGGCTACCGGGCCGTCTACGACCGCCGGATCTGGGCCTACGAGGACGTCCCGGAGGACGCCGCGCAGCTGCGGCTCCAACGCCGCCGCTGGAGCCAGGGGTCGATCTACAACTTCGCCCGCTTCGTGCCGTTCGCCTCCGGCTCGGCCGGGCCGCGGTTCTGGTTCGCCGAGTTCTTCAAGGGCGCGCGCCGCCTGGTCCAGCCGATGCAGTTCGCCGCCTACCTGTTCGCCATCCAGGGGGCCGTGTTCGACACCGGCGTGCGCCGCAACCTGCTCCACCTGGCGGCGTTCTTCCTCATCGCCAAACTGCCGATGCTGGTGCTGGTCATGTGCAGCATGTTCTACCGCGGGCTGTGGCGCACCTTCCTGTGGTGGCCGCTGTTCTTCGGCTTCATGATGATCAAGCGGCTGGCCAACGTCGAGGCGCTGCTGCTGCTGCAGACCAGGCCGGTGTCCGTGCCCTGGCTGCACCCGGTCCGGCGGACCGCGCCGGACGCCGACATCACCTGGCCGGTGCTCCGGCCGCGCTACCTGCCGGAGGCCGAGAGCCCGTGA
- a CDS encoding HlyD family efflux transporter periplasmic adaptor subunit: MTSKVPVRVRGMNAAAAVNDDPAGRAPEPRRRLPHASLRQLLVAVALLAVGVVLARYTFTEVTGGPTGFAGTVEAQSSVSLDFPQTGRVTRILVSTGQTVRQGQPLATLDQGYAQASLQDAEAVLAADQTVVKSLESPSLSAAGKQNLDLQVAAADQQLSSAQQASQDAVAQGSSQIGQAQQTVDNAQAALRADTAQYKSVCTARAEAPRAVPGTAPEAAPGHDQGFGPVGGAGPDPVGGGSGRSSLQPTPLLPTPQSSPQATPSGSPEQYCLTLQSQLQKDSAGVDSATAALANARADAAQLQDTAAHAASSAGAALALTRNQEAVATAPASAAQLSTAQANEAAAQTTVDQDRQNLAALTLVSPIAGVVADVGGIVGDLDGTGGVHGFSGPSGAQATSGPAFSLFPPAAGTGATSSGSSGQQPLIWLVSAQKYVLAQVSESEVASLHDGSRARITVNALGRTVDATVSQISPIPVDQNGSVQYPVRLAVPSWPQGTMTGMSTNVVFP, encoded by the coding sequence ATGACGAGCAAGGTTCCCGTCCGGGTGCGCGGCATGAACGCCGCCGCCGCCGTCAACGACGATCCCGCGGGCCGCGCCCCGGAGCCGCGCCGCCGGCTGCCGCACGCCTCGCTGCGGCAACTGCTGGTGGCGGTGGCGCTGCTGGCGGTCGGAGTGGTGCTGGCGCGCTACACCTTCACCGAGGTCACCGGCGGCCCCACCGGCTTCGCCGGGACCGTCGAGGCGCAGAGCTCGGTGAGCCTGGACTTCCCGCAGACCGGCCGGGTCACCCGGATCCTGGTCAGCACCGGCCAGACCGTGCGCCAGGGCCAGCCGCTGGCCACCCTGGACCAGGGGTACGCGCAGGCCAGCCTGCAGGACGCGGAGGCGGTGCTGGCCGCCGACCAGACGGTGGTGAAGTCCCTGGAGTCGCCGAGCCTGTCGGCCGCCGGGAAGCAGAACCTCGACCTGCAGGTGGCCGCCGCCGACCAGCAGCTGTCCAGCGCGCAGCAGGCGTCGCAGGACGCCGTCGCCCAGGGCAGCTCGCAGATCGGCCAGGCCCAGCAGACCGTGGACAACGCCCAGGCCGCGCTGCGGGCGGACACCGCGCAGTACAAGTCGGTGTGCACCGCCCGGGCCGAGGCGCCCCGGGCGGTGCCCGGCACCGCGCCGGAGGCCGCCCCCGGCCACGACCAGGGCTTCGGCCCGGTCGGCGGCGCGGGACCGGACCCGGTCGGCGGCGGATCCGGCCGGTCCTCGCTTCAGCCGACGCCGCTGCTGCCGACGCCGCAGAGCAGCCCGCAAGCCACGCCCAGCGGTTCGCCCGAGCAGTACTGCCTGACCCTGCAGTCGCAGCTGCAGAAGGACTCGGCGGGCGTCGACAGCGCCACCGCCGCTCTGGCCAACGCCCGGGCCGACGCCGCGCAATTGCAGGACACCGCGGCACATGCGGCGTCCAGCGCGGGCGCGGCGCTGGCGCTCACCCGCAACCAGGAGGCGGTGGCGACCGCCCCGGCCTCCGCCGCCCAGCTGTCCACCGCCCAGGCCAACGAGGCCGCCGCGCAGACCACCGTGGACCAGGACCGGCAGAACCTGGCCGCGCTGACGCTGGTGTCGCCCATCGCCGGGGTCGTCGCCGACGTCGGCGGGATCGTCGGCGACCTCGACGGCACCGGCGGCGTGCACGGCTTCTCCGGCCCCAGCGGCGCGCAGGCGACCTCCGGTCCGGCGTTCAGCCTGTTCCCGCCGGCCGCCGGCACCGGCGCCACCAGCTCCGGCTCGTCCGGGCAGCAGCCGCTGATCTGGCTGGTCTCCGCGCAGAAGTACGTGCTGGCCCAGGTCAGCGAGAGCGAGGTGGCGTCGCTGCACGACGGCAGCCGGGCCCGGATCACGGTGAACGCGCTGGGCCGGACCGTGGACGCCACGGTGTCGCAGATCAGCCCGATCCCGGTGGACCAGAACGGCAGCGTGCAGTACCCCGTCCGGCTGGCCGTCCCCTCCTGGCCGCAGGGGACCATGACCGGGATGAGCACCAATGTCGTCTTCCCCTGA